In Heliangelus exortis chromosome 19, bHelExo1.hap1, whole genome shotgun sequence, the genomic stretch CAACCTGGGCATTGAGGGCTGCAGCCTGCTGGAGCTGTGACTTGCTCACAGCTTGGCTGAAAGGGTCCCTGACAAAACGTGTGTTTCGATGGACAACTTCCCTGGGCTTCTTAAAAACTTCATCCTCAGCAGAGACACCTGGAAAAGCAAAGAGTCTGCTcaggaagggcagagggagCTCTGGGCACTCTGCTCTGAGGCTGCCAACCAACACAGCACTTCCCACACAGCACAGAACACATCAGCAACTGCTGTGTGCACCTCTAGCAATTTATAACAATATTTGCACTAGATAAAGGTTTTGTAACACCTGAAATGTATAAATTAAGATCAGATGTTAgggttaatttattttttttttagaaaacaacGAACAAgacttccttttctctctgtcattggtttgcagaaataataaattgtACGTTCAGTCAGAAACAAAACTGTGTTTATAAAACAATGTGGTTTTCTACAGCAACCAAGGAGCCAAACAAGATGATGAAGCACTCTctgagcagaaggaaggaattaATAATGACAAGAAAAAGCTTGTAAATAAGACAGACCAAACTGGAAAGAGCTTTGGCTCCTGAAAATCAGTACTGTAATACAGACACCCTGCCAGTGACAAATAGAACAGGAACAAACTTTGCAACCAGAGGCAAAGGAAGAGgtccaaagaaagaaaagaacccCAAAGCTTTTTAACAACTTCATATATATGAGCTTCACATATGAAAAAGTGCAGCATCACCAGTGAGAGCTGCTCAGTCacccacagcagtgctgcaagCACTGTTTGGAGCCAGCCCACCTGGAACCAACACCTCTCCTGAGGAAACTTCACACCTCACCTGTTGGATAATACATGAGGGTGTTTCGAGCTGTGTACTCCCAGGTTTCCAGCCCAGCCTTCACATTCTCCAGAGCTTGTTGCTCTGCTGAGGGAAGGGCCAGGTTCTCACTGTGGCGCTTGAAAGGGGgatgggagagagggaaaaaaaaaaaaaaaaaaaaaaaaaaatcaggtcagAGTCCTGCAATCTTTCAGCCAGGCTTGGAGAGCTCAGCTGCTTGTCCTGGCATGGAACTCCCTCCTTTGAGAAACCACCCTGCTCCCAGGTGAGCCTGCAAACCACCCCACCTGAAGCTCTGGTATAATAGCAAGTGAGAATCAAAGAGCTTCTCAGCAAGGTTCTGTTCAGGGCTTTATTGCATCCTGTGGCAACACTTGAGATGGGTCaaacttctgatttttctctacTAATCAAAACTCAAATCAAGCATTGCTTGCTGTGGGAGGGATGAGAAGCACGTGACACATCTCACATAAAGACATCACTGCTCTGCCATGGAACCTTGAGACAATATTTGTACCATGCTGCTCTCAGGCAAGCAGTAACAACAGAACAGACAATTCTCAGTACTTGGGGAGTTTTCAAACATTTCCACAGGCAGTACTAGGGGAACATTTGTCATAACCACACAATTCCTTGTGTGCTTCTAGCAGGACTTATAGGAGGAGtccaaaacagaaagcaagataATATTCTATTtaaccaaacaagaaaaaaaaatacagtaaaatggTGTTTCCCTGCTGTGCCACTTGGGAAGTGCAGCACAGGTACAGCTGAGCCCTCTCCCTACCTCAGCATACTCCTCCTCTGCACTGTACAGCCAGGCATgcttcaccttctccttctctttggCCACCTCCATGATCTGCTCAAAGGAAGCATTATCCTCACTTGTGTGTTTTGCCAAGAAGCTGTCCAGGCTGGGAAGTGCCTCTTTATcatctttttctgcatttcctagcaagagaaggggaagaagccTGAGAAAAGTTAGTGCCTCCCTTTCTATGAGAGCTCTTAAAGCCTTCTGGCAGTGAACCTTCTACAGACCCACTCATAATTAACATAAagtttggtgaaaaaaaatgtatattctCAGGAGGGGgtacaataataattttttttttttttttttggaatacCAACTTTCACATAAAACTTCCTGTGGTGTTTAGAGTTATTTGTGCTGGAGGGAAAATGCACAAATGGCCAGCTGACATTTTCAACAGATGaagggctctgctcctgcagtcTTTGCTTACttacagaattaatttcagGGGACACAGGAAAAATTAACTCAGCAGATCTTTTTGAAGGCAGTAAAGAAATTTATGTAGCCCTAGAGACTCATAATTGAGACTTCACACACAGGATGCAAAACATCAAGTTCAGAGTGATCATTTTCACCTGCTAGGAGGCTAAAGGAAACTCCTTAACATCTGCTGGGTACCCAAAACCCTTACAGGAAGCAGAGCACACAAAAACATCTTCCTGATGCTGAAGgattcagaaagaaaaccagcattCTCCTaccttcctctgctgctttgatGCCAGCTTTGGATTTATTCCCTACTGGAAGAGCACCTGGACGCACTTCTGGGGTTTCAAAGGTGGCTGGAGTAACAtctgtgagaggaaaaaataggtTCATGTGGTTACTAAAGAAAGGAACAGGGCGCTTGCTGTGACTGCCTAATTtagtaaattaatttctatgCAAAGTCAGTCTTGATTCTTTTAGATGAGCACTGCCTGCACAAAGTTAGACAAACCAGAGCATTTATATTAGCAGATAAAACCTCTATGCTGAAGAGAAGTAGTCCTTACAGGGTGCAGGTGTGTCCCTCGACGATTTATTCAAGGAGGAACCAAACTTGATAGCAATTTGCCTCATTTTCTCCAAGTCCCCATTTTCTTCAGCCTCCAGATATTCCTTCTGTGCCCGCAGCTTCTCCACATCGGGGAAGAAGTCTCGCTGAATGATGGTCTCTAAGCTCTACAAACACAGAGACAGCGTCAGAGCCGGGCTGGCTGCCACCCCCCGGAGGACCCCGTTAGCTCGGAGACGGCGACACTCAGGGCCGGGGAAGGGCGGGGGGACCCCGGGCGCTCCCAGCCGCGGTTGGGCGGGTGGCAGCGCCCTGCCCAGAGCCGCCGGAGGTGCCCGGTGCCCCGGGCCGACCCGCAGCCGGGGTGCCAGCAGGCAGTGCCCGCGGACGGGCCGGATCCGGGCCTTGCCAGAGCGGCAGCCGCCCGGCCCCGCTGCCCGGAGTACGGGGCCTGCCGGGCTCTGCCCCGGCCTACCTCGATGTAGGCCTCCTCATCCAGGATCTTCTTCGGGCGCCTCGGGGACGGCGCGGCCGCTTCCTTCCCCTTGGCCAGGGCGGTGCCCGGGGCAGCAGCGGGCACCAAGGCTCCGGAGGAGACCGACGGTCCCGGAGCCGTCTCCATGGCGCTGGTACCGGTGAGCGCACTGACCCTCCGCAGCCGCCGTCGGGAAAGCGACGCGCCGTGACGTCACCCCTGCCCGTGACGTCACCCCGCCGCGCCACGGGCTGCCGGAACGCCCCGCCCAGGGGGAGACCCGGGGTGCGGGTACGAGCGGGCAGCGCGCCCCCTACCGCCCGGGAGGACTCGCCCGGTGCCCTCCCGCGGAAGCCTCGtgccgggggctgcgggggctgcgggggctgCGGGCGGGACGCGGGACACGGGACCCCGGGGAGCCGCGGGGGAGGCGGGCGGTCCCTGCCGGGGTGAGGCCCTCGGTACCCACCGTGTTGGGTCTCCCGCACCACCCCCCGCACCACCCCAGAACCACCCCGGGGAGCGGGGATCGCCGCCGGAAGGTTGCGGCACCTTTCCCGGAGCCTTGGGGCGAACGTGTCCTTGTGGGGAGCAGTCTGGGGGGAGGGCATGGCCGGGGCACCCCCCGGTTCGGGGTTATGCACAGGGCGTGGGGTCTCAGCCCTGCCGGGGACACGGGCACCGATCGCTGGGGACACGCGGGACACGGGGGGTGCCAGCCCCGGGGGCAGCCGCGGGTggaccccctcccccccggggAGAAACCCGCGGTTCTTTGCTAGGAGCAAGCTGCCTGTCGAGTAAACTCAGCCCCAAAAGCCACTCGGGATGCGGTGGAGGTGCGGGAAATGGGAAACGTTCATTTGCGGGGGGTTTGCCAAAGGTGCGGGAGTGACACGAGCACAGACGCTGCCTGCACCGAGCACGGGGCCGGGGAGCCCCCCCGGgaagcacagacacacacgGAACACGACGACGGGTTTGGGCAGTCTGGAGCATCTGAGAGTCACGCGTGGGAAGTTATGTGCCCCGTGAGCAGAGTTTGGGAGAGAAACCGGGACATAAAAAGTGCCAGATCTGCTTTTacctctcttcctcccctggGAACCACAAAGATTCCTTTTTGCTGCATTTGTCCCCTTTGGGGTTTCCCCCCTACAGAACCTGCTGGCTGTGGGAAGGGGATGTTTCTTGGTTTTCCTCTGCCGAggtgcagcccctgagcactAAGAGCTGCTCCCGGGGGGCTTCTTGGTGCCTTGGAGGATCAGAGCTGAAGCAGATGCCCTCTTCTGATGCCGCCACTTGGCCCGGCGGTTTTTAAACCAAACCTAAaaagtgcaaaaagaaaaactgttgcATTTCAGGTGTTACTTGGCGGTGGGCAGGAACACCCCCGGGTTGTACGGCATGAGGATAGGATGCTGCGATATTATTTCCTGATACAAAAGTTTGGATACAAAATTCAATCAGTCCCTCCCCTGGAATCCTGCAGGGACACAAAGGGAGGCCCTGTGGAAAATTCAGGAGTCACACAGATCACATGGATAAGGAATAGGGAGGGGATGAGCAGAACTGAGCACGTCTGTGTGTGCTCATGGGTgaaagcaggagggagggagtggCACTGGACCCCAGAACAAATCAGAACTGTTTCACACTCCTCTGCTGCTTGCCAAACCAaccctgggtttttttaaacatccaAGAATGTTTTTTTTGGGTCTGCAGTCACCAAAAAAAGACGCTGCAGCGACCTGGCTGGTGTCAGCAAAGAGCACCCCACAGGCTCTCACCTCCACCCTCTCCTCCTTCAGGTGAATCCGGTTGGCCAGGTGCTCGCGGGTGATGACGTCCGGGTACTGGTTCTGGAGGAAAAGTGTCTCCAGggcctgcagctgctcctcagtGAAGATGGTTCTGTGCCGGCGGGTCCGGCGCTGGATCTGGTGGAAATTCTGCAGCTCGTTCGGGTTCCCTTGGGGACTCTTACAGACCCTGACTGCCGAGTGGAGCAGCCTCATGGGCCAGGGGAAGCGGGTGTCTGTGGGGgcagaggcacagcagcagcagcgttaggggctgggggctgggacaCCCTTTTGCTCGTGGCAGCTCAGGCACAAGTTGCACCCAGGTGTCTGGTgtgggaggaggcagctgtCCTGTGGTGACACACAGGTGACAAACTGTGTGATTGCTGTGTGAGAGAGAGGAGGGCCTGGAGCATTGCTGCGGGAGAAGTGTGCAGGTGGGGAGCACTCCTTGGGGTTTTCCTTGTTTTACTTACCTGTTGCTACCTCCAGAAAATGGATGtcagctcccagccccacaaGGAGCTGTGTTTTAGTCCTGATCTGGGGGGATTTCTGAACTTCAAGGATACTCTTGAACTGCATTTTTAAGgatttgtgcctttttttttttttttttttttttcttcctcctgcttttgTCTAGATGCAGTGATTTTGTTAGCTGTAGCCAAAACTTTACAGGACAAGTGAGGTTCCCCAGGGCAGGTGCTCTCAGGAAGCACAGACCCAGCTCTGCACGTGTGCAGCATGCCCACATCACCCCACAGAGAACTTCCACCCCTTGAAGCAACATCATCCTTTacaataaaacagtaaaaccCAGTAACAGAGAACTCCTGCTGCTTTTAAGCACCTGGCAGCGTTGCGGGCAGAAGCACCTGctctcaggagctgtgctgaggatTTTCCtccacccagcactgccaccagcccctccaccagccctgccccacGCCTCAAACACTCACCCAGCCAACTCGAGGAGTCCTGCAGGGAGCGGGCACCGGtgtgggaacagcagcagcagttgcaACCtcccccttccagctcctcctcctcctcctcctcccgcagGGAACCCGCCGGGATGGGCTCCAGCTCACACACCCCCTTGGGACCACACTCCAGGATGCCCCGCAGGCACAGTGGGACCAGGACCTGGGGGCTCTTCTCTGGTGGGCTGGAGAGGATGTCCTCAATGCTGAATGGACACGGCTTCTTGaggcctctgctgctgctgtccgTGTCCATCACCGGCTCCGATGACATCTTCTGCCAGCAGCGGTGGCTGCGGGAGGCTCAGGCTGAGCAGGGTTTGCTCTCCTTGCCCTAACTCTGGAGTGGGGTCTCGCCAGGAAAAAGGCAGCTTGTGTGCTTTTAAATGGACTGGAGGAGCCTCCCAGCATCACTGCTTTGTCTTGGTGTTTCAAGCGACTGTCATTCCCACAGcagagtttttattttacactttttacacacacacacttttttctccccctaGCCTAGCTGCTTTATGACTGAAGCCACCCTAAATATATATAGGGACAGATATAATccctttggaaagaaaaccatAAACCCCCCTGTGAATAAACTAAATTCTAACTAATCTTGGCAGCTTTGTGAAGGTTTAGTGTGGATCTAAGATTTAGCTAATCCCACAAAAATGACTGGAGAAGGAAATCTGATTTCTCCATCTCGGGTGTAGATTTGAGGTGGTTATGATCTCCattgtgctgctgcctcccatccAAGGAAGGGGGAGGATAGCTGTTCCCAGCCCGGAAATGGACCAGAGGATTAACTCcttaaaagaagcaaattatCCCTTTCTCTGGCCAAATGAAAGCTTTCCCATCAAAAGAGAGCTGTCATATCATACAATATGAGAGAGGAGAGAGTTCAGCCtaataaaaaatcatttttaatGATAGCACAGCCTTTGGCTGTGTCAGAACTCTCTGTGAAAGTTGATCTATTTTCTGCTGAACgcagagaaattttattttcccttttcccctttacCCCACCTCTGCTGCCCTAATCACAGTGACAATACAGATGCTTTGCATGTATCCAACATGTGCTTTGCAAGGATTCAAAGCCCTCGGTAAATTAGATTACTGGCAGCTTGTGACAGCTCTGTGGCATAGCTCTGTGGGGTACAGCCACCTCCTGTTCCCCTGCTCCGTGCtgggaatgctgctgctgcctctgtgtgctgcaggcagcaagaTCCTGCAGCAGCTTGGCCAGGAGCACGGCCTTGGTGCCACAGCTAATGGGTGCTTCTATAAGCCCTGAGCAACCAGGACAGCTGCCAGGCTTCCCCAGAGATTAGTCAGTCCCATTCCCAACTTCTTTTGTCAAAGTGAGGCTACAGGCAAGAGCAGTTCCTCaaggacaggaggggacacctGGAAACAACCCTCCAGAGAGGCAACAGCAAGGCCTGGCAGATGGAGTCCATGGGAGGAGAGAGGACATCTTCCATCTTGGGTTTCTAATGGGAATGAGTAGCTTGGGTTAAAAGAGAGAACCTGGGGATCAGCTCAGGTTACTTAGAAAAGTTTAAACTCTTGCTCTCAGTGTGGTTTAACCCAAGGCTCTGGGACCTCACGTGGGGAATGCTCTCTCACCTCATGACTCTGTGCAGGGAAGAGAAGTTCATTCATGGTACACCAAGGAGCCACACGGGTGAGTGCTGTGAAACCACTGCCCATGTTCTTGTGACACATCATGACTTCACACTGAACAGCCCAGCAACCCCTCCAGCATCATATGGAAACAGGAGCCAGTCTCTAtccctcctcttttcttcttggtCCTGATTTCTGCCTGTCCTTCCTCACCCTGATGGTCTCTCAAAGCCAGGAAGAGATGTCCCACAGCCTCACTGACCCTCATATCTCTGTAAAATCTCACTTAAGACCAAACAACTATTTTTAATTCCATCCTTTTATTTGACTCTCATTCAGCTATTGCCATGGCACGCATCAAGTATGACCAAGTTCTGTGCATCTAAACATATTCACTATAGGTTTGAGAGGAAGGTCCCTTTGTAACTGACCTGGACTGGACATGTTCCCTGCTGCCATGCCAAGGTGCCAGCACTCCAGAGAGGCACTGGGGATGCACAACACCAGTGCTCATCCCAAACTGCTTCCATCTTTTCTGTGTGTACCCAAACACAGACACAGGAGATGGATGTGGGGCCAAGTTCTGCTCCCCACACTGTGCCAGTCCAGGGGGACCACAGGGCAGGGGAGCTGGGATGTGCCACGGGCAAGTACAGGATCCAAccctctctgctctcagctgtaATAATCATAGGCCTGAAGCAGATTAATTCTCCTTCCCCATCCTTAACAAAGGATGCCTTTCCCTGgcctcccctgcctgtccctgccttcCCACCTCACATGCACTTAGCCTATTAGGATCTCTGCTGATTGCTTTCTTTCATTCCTCCTGTACCTTTCACTTCAGAAAATGGACTGGTAATACTTCTTTTATCAAAGAATTATGGGATTTAGGACCCAGATCTTACAAAGAGACTTTTGATAGCTGCTGGTAATCAAATCCCAATCGGCAGACACTTCTCTGCACCCTGTTACCAGAGaggaataaaggaaaaggaTTATTGATGTTCTGTTTACTGAGCCTCCAGGAGATAGGATCGCTGGGCTATTTCAtattagaaaaggaaaggaaaataaaacaagaaagaaaaaaaaatgcagacaagGCAGGACAATATAGATatagataaaaagaaaagaaacaggctCTTATCATTTTCTTATTGGTTAAGGAGATTCCAAAGCCATTATAGAGGATTAGCAAAAAGGTTAATCTGCTTTAGCTGCTTGCTTGTCAAAAGTGAATTTATAGGGTCTGAAAATCCTTCCTATGgtgaaaccaaaaaaaaacccaaaccacctcTTCCTCCCCTGCCATTCCATTCTGCAGGCAGCACAAGGGAACGCAAACAAGAGCTTCAAGGACCCTAAAACACAGGAGCCACATCTCAGCATcctcccagccagccagcacaGACTCTGCCCCACTCAGGTTCACCGTCCTGGGCTGCCCATCCCACTGATCTGCACACACAGCTGATGCCCACTGCTCTCCCCAGTGCCTCTGTGAGAAAGAACCTGGGGCAAAAACAACCCTTCAAAGTCAAAACCAGGCAGGAGCACTTTCCTGATAGCTGCTGTGTGAAGTACAGTGGCATCAATTAGTCAGGAGTTATGACTGTGTgtaaaaaagacacaaaaattacagaatcatagaatggtttgggttggaaaggaccttaaaaggTTATCTTGTTCAAACCCCAAATCATGCCTGGTAAAATAGTTCAGCCCTGTGCCAAGTGACAAAAAGAACGCAGATAAAATCATGTGGATTTAATGATAATTAGCATCAAGTATTCTAATAAAGCTATTTCTCTTCCCAATGGCCATTCCATCCCACATGAAGGAGCAAAGTCCCTCCACTGGCCAGCAGtgagagcagagatgctgaCTACCGGGGATGGTCCCAGTGGTGTAGCAGGAGGACCCCAGGGACTCGATCACCTCTGATGGAATGAGGCACGGAGGAGAGAGACAACTATTTCACTCTGCAGCATTTCACTCAGTATTTCAGAGATTTTACAGCCCCCACCTGACGCTGCCCGGCTCCCTCCAGCAAGCGCCATCTCCCCGGTTTTCAGCCCTTTTGGGGGCTCTCGCTCTCCACCAGTCACGGAAACAGCATCAGATGTTGCTTTACAGCCTGGCGTGGGGCCGGCGTCCTGCTGAAAGATGCAGAACAAGACGAAGGTCCCCGCCCGCCGTCTTCTCCCGCATCCTCCGGCACGACCAGCGCTGCCCGGAGCCCCCGCATTCCCGGAGCCCCCGCATCCCCGGAGCCTgtctggagcccccagcataCCCGGAGCCCCCAGCATCCCCGGAGCCTgtctggagcccccagcattCCCGGAGCCCCCAGCATCCCCTTAGCCTGCCCggagtccccagcatccccGGGGTCCCCAGCATTCCCGGAGCCTGCCCGGTCGGGCGGGGGGCAGCACTAGGGGGGGCCGCTGAGCCGGCAGCAGCTCGGCCGAGCTCTATGGTGGAGGAGGCAGCGGCCATGGGAGCCGAGCGGGAAGCACGGGCCTGCGAGGCTTTCTACGGAGCTTTTCCCATCGCTCAGCCGGTGCTCTCCTGCCTGAGCTGCCTGCGGCAATTTGCAAGGTAAGAGGATGGGCCCTGGAGCGAGGGAACCCCGGCGGCATCCCCCGGGCGCGGAGACCCCGGGGATTCCCCGGCCTGGAGCCCCCGACATCCCCCGGTGCGGGTTTCGGAATCCCCCGGGCGCAGGGCTCCGGCGCGGTTCCCCCGGGGATCCGCGAACCCCTCCACCCcgctctgcagcagcagggcagcaagTTTTAGGATTTTTCGGGCCCTCCTGCCCCGTCCCTACCCGCATGCTTGCGTTTGCCAGAGCAGCGCTGTGGACTCTGAGCTCTGGGGAGTTCCTCCCCCCAGAGCGCAGTTGGGAGAGAGGAGCCTCGAAAAGGGGACGCCCTAACCTCTGTCAAGCTGGGACACCTCTGCCCCAATCGAAATCTAGCAGGGGTACCCCAAATCCTAATCCCCACCACGATAATGCACCCCCACCCTAATCCAAATTCAACTGGGGTACGCCCACCCCAATCCTCAAACTGGGGCACCCCAATCCTGTTTTCCACCAAGCTGGGGTATCCCCCACCCTCATCCCCACTGACCTGGGATATCCTCACCCCCATCCCGTTTCAGGAGTACCACCAGGAGATGCAAAGACAAACACCTGGAGGAGGCTCTCCTGCTGTCACGGGCGCTGGGCGAGGGTCTGCGGGCGCTGGGTGAGGGGGAGGCACGGCCCCTGCTCCGCTGCATCCTGGCTTTCCAGATGGAGGCAAcaagcagctccagctccttccagaAACTGGAACAGGTCTGCAACGTggctggctgggctgcagcttcaGGGATCCATTAGCCTTACGTGCAAGTGATGGTctcacccagctctgcctgccaccagcacagccctggtgtGCTGTGTCCTTACCACCAAAGGGGCCGTGGGGAGCTCCCCCACAGAGCTccactctgctgctgggatTTCCTGGGGgtccaggcagagctggtgaCCCGTGGTGTCTCTCAGCAGATGGTGACCCAGCTGGCTGTGGGGAATGAAGCCCTGCTGGCCCAGGAGGTGGGCACACTGATGGCTggcctggcacagcagggagaggtgaGAGTGCCCTGGTTTTGTGGTGGCATTGGCTTTTGTGGGGGCTTGACTGGAGCCCATGTGTGACATCCTGGTTTGGGTTGTCTGGGGTCTGGGCTTCTCTTCCACTATGTTGGGGGCTTTCTCTTGCACCAGCCCTTTGTTCATCCCTGGGACAGCTTCTTGCACAGGCAGGACCCTCCTGCCCAAGGCACCAAGCCCCAGTGTGTTGTCACACAGGACAAACTGTCCTTCTGCCCCACAGGTGCTGTCTCCTGGGAACCTTCAGTCAGGTCAGTTTCTATCCCTTCTCCTCTGCGGGCTTCTCCCAGCCCTCAGCACCAATGCACAGGACATTCCCTGCCCACCCAGAACAAGTCCTCTGCATCCATGGGTTAGGCAGCAGGGATCAGACAGATCTGTGGGGTCTCTGCAGAGGTCCCAGCAACACCCAGACCCCCAGCAATGTGCTGGGGGCTGATGCTGTCCCCTTGCCCACAGTGTGCATGTTCATAGAGGAGAGCAGCCTGGGCCggcagcactggcagcagaacctgtccctgctgctccagtgcctggcTACCACCTTGCACtgggtgctgcagagccagcctggTGGCACCTGGGGATACCTGGCTGTCAAGGTGAGAGCCAAGTttcagaggaggggaaggatcagtccctgctctgggcaggcaCGGGCAGCTATGTCCAGGAGGGATGTGTCCCAGAACACTGATCCCAATGGCCATCCCTGGGGAATTGCTGCTTTTTGGTAGGTGAGGAGTGATGACAGCCATCCCCATGGTCCCCATACCTCCTCCTCCAGGcctgcctccagctcttccaGGCACTGCCGAAGGACGTGGCCCCCCTTGCATGGAGCAATGGGGGGAAGAGTGAAGCCCTGCAGagcctcctggggctgctgctggaggtggccTGGGGCAAGGTGTGTACTGCCCTGGGGAGGGATggtgctgcctgtccccaggagcagagcaatgCCATCCTTCCCGGGTGCTTTCCCATTCCCTCCCCTGAGAGGAGCCTGCAGAGGCAGCCCCAATGCCTGGGGTGGCTGAGGGACCCAGCATAATTGCCCCTGTGGGCACAGAGGGAGGGTTAAATGGGCTCTGGGCTTTAAATGACACTTTGATCTGCACCTTTGCCTCCTTTGTGGTTCCAGGCCCCCAACAAGGACACACGGCTGCTGGCAGGCACGGCCCTGAGCATGCTGGTGaacacagccccacagccccagtgTGGGGCCAGCGCTGTGCTGGCCCTCTTCCAGCTCCCAGGGAGAGGTGGGTGCTCTGTCCTGAGCTGGGGATGGCCTCTGGCAAAGGGGAGAGTGGGAACTGGTGCACTGAGCTGTGGGAGGAAATAGGCCAGTGCTGATCACCAGCTGATCCAAGCTGGACTCTGCTTCTGTGTCCTACTTGGAGTCCAGGAGCTGCCACCAGCCACCTCCTACAGTTACTCTGGGATGAGCCAGAGCAGTTTACTCTCAGAGCAGCATTTGGGTTTGCCATCTCTCTGCCACCTAATCCAGCTGTTTCCCACCAGATGTGGGGGAGCTGAAGTTTGGGGAGCTGGTGGTGGAGGCCCCCCAAGTCCTGGAGCCAGATGGGCTGGAGAAACTGGTGCTCACCAGAGGTTTGCTGACATGCTGCAAGACTGACATCCTCAGCTGCCAGCTAGAGAGCTTCACCCACAAGGTAGGAGAGCTCAAACCCAATGGCCAGGGATTTGGAGAACTCCTAATGCTCAGATGGCAGCCACTGGGCAGACTGTGGATCCCCATGGGACACAGCCAGGATGCACTGCTCTGCATATCCCACTGGACATGGTGTGTTAGCCAGGACCCTGCCTTTTCCAAAGACATTTGAACAGGGATTTCCCTCTCCTGGGAGGTGGGAAGAAGCCAGGCAAAGCATCAGCAGTGTTTGCCCACTGGGCAGAGTGCAGCCTCCAGCtctcctcagcatctcctgaggACTTGCAGGCAGGAAGCAAAGACCAGCAATAAGCTGCAGTAAGAGTCAGGAAGCCAAGCAACTCTTGCCTTGCCTGTCTTGTGAGGTTTTCTTGCCCTGCAAAGCCCACACCCACCCCTCCCTGAACTGCAGTGTCCCCACAggcctgcctgctgctggacGTGGTCTTTCCCACTGTGTGTGCCCTGACCAAGGAGCAGGACTGCCACTACTACTGCTTCCAAGGTAGGAGATGGTGACCCTGCCATGCTGGGGGGGATCTGAAG encodes the following:
- the ESS2 gene encoding splicing factor ESS-2 homolog; this translates as METAPGPSVSSGALVPAAAPGTALAKGKEAAAPSPRRPKKILDEEAYIESLETIIQRDFFPDVEKLRAQKEYLEAEENGDLEKMRQIAIKFGSSLNKSSRDTPAPYVTPATFETPEVRPGALPVGNKSKAGIKAAEEGNAEKDDKEALPSLDSFLAKHTSEDNASFEQIMEVAKEKEKVKHAWLYSAEEEYAERHSENLALPSAEQQALENVKAGLETWEYTARNTLMYYPTGVSAEDEVFKKPREVVHRNTRFVRDPFSQAVSKSQLQQAAALNAQYKQGKVGPDGKELIPQESPKVNGYGFVATPSPAPGVNESPFMTWGEIESTPLRLEGSETPYVERTPGPAFKILEPGRRERLGLKMANEVAAKNRAKKQEAIRKVAENLASLTPKGLSPAMSPALQRLVNRTASKYTDKALRASYTPSPAHTGTPGYKTPASGPHTPTSTPQSRTVSQTPASQDNTSITDNLLQLPKRRKVSDLF
- the GSC2 gene encoding homeobox protein goosecoid-2, whose amino-acid sequence is MSSEPVMDTDSSSRGLKKPCPFSIEDILSSPPEKSPQVLVPLCLRGILECGPKGVCELEPIPAGSLREEEEEEELEGGGCNCCCCSHTGARSLQDSSSWLDTRFPWPMRLLHSAVRVCKSPQGNPNELQNFHQIQRRTRRHRTIFTEEQLQALETLFLQNQYPDVITREHLANRIHLKEERVEVWFKNRRAKWRHQKRASASALILQGTKKPPGSSS